Proteins from a genomic interval of Zingiber officinale cultivar Zhangliang chromosome 1B, Zo_v1.1, whole genome shotgun sequence:
- the LOC122050708 gene encoding myb family transcription factor APL-like isoform X1: MFKATTTLSSSSSHERPPPLSVQGDSELVLTTDYKPRLRWTTELHDRFVDAVRQLGGPDKATPKTIMRVMGVKGLTLYHLKSHLQKFRLGKQPHKDLNHDHNFFKRDSPSLELPGSNMNERNMDTMQMEVQRRLYEQLEVQEILQMRIEAHEKYMQSMLQRACQTLAPASMMITTADQFDHHHLDQKFGYRSNNDVETVISVGRCHNGSLTHL; the protein is encoded by the exons atgttCAAGGCAACAACAACTTTGAGTTCTTCTTCCTCCCATGAGAGACCTCCTCCTTTATCTGTCCAAGGCGATTCGGAACTCGTCCTCACCACTGATTACAAGCCCCGCCTGCGATGGACCACCGAGCTCCATGACCGGTTTGTCGATGCGGTTAGGCAACTCGGAGGACCGGATA AGGCGACGCCGAAGACGATCATGAGAGTTATGGGTGTCAAGGGCCTCACTCTCTATCACCTTAAGAGCCATCTCCAA AAATTTAGACTCGGAAAGCAACCTCACAAGGATCTTAATCATGATCATAACTTTTTCAAGCGTG ATTCACCATCCCTAGAACTTCCTGGAAGTAACATGAACGA AAGAAACATGGACACGATGCAGATGGAAGTACAAAGGAGACTGTATGAACAATTAGAG GTGCAAGAAATACTTCAAATGAGGATTGAAGCGCATGAGAAGTACATGCAAAGCATGTTGCAGAGAGCATGTCAAACCCTCGCCCCAGCAAGCATGATGATCACTACTGCTGATCAGTTTGATCACCATCATTTGGATCAGAAGTTTGGTTACAGATCCAATAATGACGTTGAGACTGTAATTTCAGTAGGTCGTTGTCACAATGGAAGCTTGACACATTTATAG
- the LOC122050708 gene encoding myb family transcription factor APL-like isoform X2, producing the protein MFKATTTLSSSSSHERPPPLSVQGDSELVLTTDYKPRLRWTTELHDRFVDAVRQLGGPDKATPKTIMRVMGVKGLTLYHLKSHLQKFRLGKQPHKDLNHDHNFFKRDSPSLELPGSNMNENMDTMQMEVQRRLYEQLEVQEILQMRIEAHEKYMQSMLQRACQTLAPASMMITTADQFDHHHLDQKFGYRSNNDVETVISVGRCHNGSLTHL; encoded by the exons atgttCAAGGCAACAACAACTTTGAGTTCTTCTTCCTCCCATGAGAGACCTCCTCCTTTATCTGTCCAAGGCGATTCGGAACTCGTCCTCACCACTGATTACAAGCCCCGCCTGCGATGGACCACCGAGCTCCATGACCGGTTTGTCGATGCGGTTAGGCAACTCGGAGGACCGGATA AGGCGACGCCGAAGACGATCATGAGAGTTATGGGTGTCAAGGGCCTCACTCTCTATCACCTTAAGAGCCATCTCCAA AAATTTAGACTCGGAAAGCAACCTCACAAGGATCTTAATCATGATCATAACTTTTTCAAGCGTG ATTCACCATCCCTAGAACTTCCTGGAAGTAACATGAACGA AAACATGGACACGATGCAGATGGAAGTACAAAGGAGACTGTATGAACAATTAGAG GTGCAAGAAATACTTCAAATGAGGATTGAAGCGCATGAGAAGTACATGCAAAGCATGTTGCAGAGAGCATGTCAAACCCTCGCCCCAGCAAGCATGATGATCACTACTGCTGATCAGTTTGATCACCATCATTTGGATCAGAAGTTTGGTTACAGATCCAATAATGACGTTGAGACTGTAATTTCAGTAGGTCGTTGTCACAATGGAAGCTTGACACATTTATAG